The following are encoded in a window of Isachenkonia alkalipeptolytica genomic DNA:
- the dnaX gene encoding DNA polymerase III subunit gamma/tau: MKVTIMAHKALYRKWRPEIFEDLIGQEPIVTTLKNQIQSGQIAHAYLFTGTRGTGKTSTAKVFAKTVNCENPAENNPCNQCETCIGITEEKIMDVMEIDAASNNGVENIREIRENVKYHPSKGKYKVYIIDEVHMLSQGAFNALLKTLEEPPAHVIFILATTEPRKIPATILSRCQRYDFKPVTIDNIQKRLIFILDSMEIEFEKEALRIISVSAEGALRDALSILEQSVQWEQQRLTTEGVVDTLGIVPEEQLYETIEALRNNKLEEVLEVLETGGRQGKDVVHFTKDLIQYLRKLLMAKVGVELEQFSTMPKDFLERLKVQSQQLSSEWITENLEGLSALEGKMKWTGQPRILLEVFLVGICKSTTALSSKEKEGAPDVQELAKRIQKLEGILEGRGMEEKPLRTQSREATEKPGETTKKPGERKKPSFDAGGKDTGRKIAKEEKVQKKESVPVKNPGEGAFPDREKIQKHWQDILQTLKKEKKAQLEALLKEGEILGTDNEKLILGFEKGFGFHREALDKKEKKTQIVDVIQRITGETVGLKLIMKGEELPQNPGGNAEQKLVETLPEGLVEFRDD, from the coding sequence ATGAAGGTGACTATAATGGCCCACAAAGCCCTATATCGAAAATGGAGACCGGAAATATTTGAAGATCTCATTGGTCAGGAACCCATCGTAACCACTTTAAAGAATCAAATTCAAAGCGGACAAATAGCCCATGCCTATCTTTTTACCGGCACGAGAGGCACAGGAAAAACCTCTACGGCGAAAGTTTTTGCCAAAACCGTGAACTGCGAAAATCCCGCAGAAAACAATCCCTGTAATCAATGTGAGACATGCATAGGAATCACAGAGGAAAAAATTATGGATGTGATGGAAATAGACGCCGCATCCAATAACGGTGTGGAAAACATCCGGGAAATCCGAGAAAATGTTAAATACCATCCTTCCAAAGGAAAATACAAAGTCTATATTATTGATGAGGTCCATATGTTATCCCAGGGGGCTTTTAATGCCCTGCTGAAAACCCTGGAAGAGCCGCCGGCCCATGTAATTTTCATCTTAGCCACAACGGAACCCAGGAAAATACCCGCAACGATTTTATCCCGGTGTCAACGCTACGACTTCAAACCCGTAACCATTGATAACATTCAAAAGCGATTAATCTTTATTCTGGATTCCATGGAAATCGAGTTTGAAAAAGAGGCCCTTAGAATCATTTCCGTAAGCGCGGAAGGGGCTTTAAGGGACGCCCTTAGCATTCTTGAACAAAGTGTACAGTGGGAACAGCAGCGTTTGACCACGGAAGGAGTGGTAGACACCCTGGGCATTGTTCCCGAGGAGCAGTTGTACGAAACCATTGAAGCCCTACGAAACAACAAGTTGGAAGAAGTGCTTGAAGTCTTGGAAACCGGAGGAAGACAAGGCAAGGACGTTGTTCATTTCACTAAGGATCTGATTCAATATCTTCGAAAACTACTAATGGCCAAGGTAGGGGTTGAACTTGAACAATTCTCCACCATGCCCAAGGATTTTCTTGAGCGGTTGAAAGTCCAGAGTCAGCAGTTATCCAGTGAATGGATCACTGAAAATTTAGAGGGGCTATCGGCCTTAGAGGGAAAAATGAAGTGGACCGGTCAGCCGCGGATCCTACTGGAGGTTTTCCTGGTGGGGATCTGTAAAAGCACCACCGCCCTAAGTTCTAAAGAAAAGGAAGGGGCACCGGATGTTCAGGAACTTGCAAAGCGGATCCAAAAACTGGAAGGGATCCTGGAAGGAAGAGGGATGGAAGAGAAGCCCCTGAGGACTCAATCTCGGGAGGCTACGGAAAAACCTGGGGAGACTACCAAAAAACCCGGGGAAAGGAAGAAACCTTCTTTTGATGCCGGTGGAAAAGATACCGGCAGAAAAATAGCAAAAGAAGAGAAGGTTCAAAAGAAGGAATCTGTGCCGGTGAAAAACCCTGGGGAAGGGGCCTTTCCGGACCGGGAAAAGATTCAAAAACACTGGCAGGATATTTTACAAACCCTGAAAAAAGAGAAAAAAGCCCAACTGGAAGCTTTGCTGAAAGAAGGGGAAATCCTGGGGACCGACAATGAAAAGCTTATTCTGGGCTTTGAAAAGGGTTTCGGTTTTCATCGGGAAGCCCTGGATAAAAAAGAAAAGAAAACCCAAATTGTCGATGTGATTCAACGAATCACAGGAGAAACCGTGGGATTAAAACTGATTATGAAAGGGGAGGAACTTCCCCAAAACCCCGGGGGCAACGCAGAACAAAAGCTTGTGGAAACCCTCCCGGAGGGTCTCGTTGAATTTAGGGATGATTAG
- a CDS encoding DUF4446 family protein, whose product MEAMINYLETNTIQVLMIMALLQALLVLLWIRNTVKMKKMIKNYEEFLRGTDKTNLEAMLRDHVQKVEKTQEVLNTQKKELHRLEKGAANCIQKVHTKRYNAFDNTGNDLSYSTAFLDAYNSGLVLTGIYGRDYAASYVKAIEQGLAKQVLSREENEALEAAMKQDCWIRSPGKE is encoded by the coding sequence ATGGAAGCAATGATAAATTATCTAGAAACCAATACGATCCAGGTACTGATGATCATGGCCCTTCTTCAGGCACTGTTGGTCCTTCTTTGGATAAGAAACACGGTAAAAATGAAGAAAATGATAAAAAACTATGAGGAATTTTTACGGGGAACGGATAAAACCAATCTGGAAGCGATGCTGAGGGACCATGTACAAAAGGTGGAGAAAACCCAGGAAGTTCTAAATACCCAGAAAAAGGAGCTTCACCGCTTGGAAAAAGGAGCGGCAAATTGTATCCAAAAAGTGCACACCAAGCGCTACAATGCCTTTGACAATACCGGCAACGACTTGAGTTATTCCACCGCTTTTTTAGACGCTTATAATTCCGGTCTTGTGTTGACCGGGATCTATGGAAGGGATTACGCCGCCTCCTATGTAAAAGCTATTGAACAGGGTTTGGCAAAGCAGGTATTGTCCAGGGAAGAAAATGAAGCCTTGGAGGCTGCCATGAAACAGGATTGTTGGATCCGAAGCCCGGGGAAAGAATAA
- a CDS encoding aminotransferase class V-fold PLP-dependent enzyme: MLYFDYGATSYPKPKRVIEGALRAMESLGANPGRSGHQMALRASREIFDAREVVAKFFNIKDPKQVIFTSSCTESLNLGIKGVLNKGDHVITTSMEHNSVLRPIKAMEVEGVENTIIPCNKDGSLPLEKVDQSIKVNTKLIVMTHSSNLTGTLMPVEEVGKIARERGILFCVDAAQTAGVYPIDVEKMYIDLLAAPGHKGLLGPQGTGILYIKENLHLKTLKEGGTGSKSQDLIQPEILPDRYESGTPNTPGIVGLKEGIGYILEKGRANILSHEESLIKYFLEEVEKLDFIEVYGPKDCKKQSPVVALNFRGMDSSEMAYILDSMFNIAVRPGLHCAPLAHQTIGTLEQGVVRFSFGYNTTLEEVKEGIEAIKSIGTEL; encoded by the coding sequence ATGCTATATTTTGATTATGGAGCAACCTCTTACCCAAAACCGAAAAGGGTGATCGAAGGAGCTCTTCGGGCAATGGAAAGCCTCGGTGCAAACCCGGGGAGATCGGGACATCAGATGGCGCTTAGGGCCAGTCGGGAAATTTTCGATGCCCGGGAAGTCGTGGCGAAATTTTTTAATATTAAGGATCCGAAACAAGTAATTTTCACCAGCAGCTGCACGGAATCCTTAAATCTTGGGATCAAAGGGGTGTTAAACAAAGGGGATCATGTAATAACCACTTCCATGGAGCACAATTCCGTTCTTCGTCCTATTAAAGCCATGGAAGTAGAGGGGGTGGAAAATACCATCATTCCCTGCAACAAAGATGGAAGTCTTCCCCTGGAGAAGGTGGATCAAAGCATTAAAGTAAATACAAAACTGATCGTAATGACCCACAGCTCAAACCTGACGGGAACCCTAATGCCTGTGGAGGAAGTGGGAAAAATCGCAAGGGAGCGGGGCATTCTTTTTTGTGTGGATGCGGCCCAAACCGCGGGAGTATATCCCATTGATGTGGAAAAAATGTATATTGATCTGCTGGCGGCCCCGGGACACAAGGGATTACTCGGTCCCCAGGGAACAGGAATTTTATACATTAAGGAAAACCTTCATTTAAAAACCTTAAAAGAAGGGGGCACCGGCAGCAAATCCCAGGATCTTATTCAACCGGAAATTTTACCGGACCGATATGAAAGCGGCACGCCGAATACCCCGGGAATCGTAGGGCTAAAAGAAGGCATCGGATACATCCTGGAAAAAGGAAGAGCAAATATTTTAAGCCATGAAGAGTCTTTGATAAAGTACTTTCTTGAAGAAGTGGAAAAACTGGATTTTATTGAAGTGTATGGACCCAAGGATTGTAAAAAACAATCCCCTGTGGTAGCATTGAATTTTCGAGGGATGGACTCCTCAGAAATGGCCTATATCCTGGACAGCATGTTCAACATCGCCGTAAGGCCGGGGCTGCACTGCGCACCCTTGGCCCACCAAACCATAGGCACCTTAGAGCAGGGAGTGGTCCGTTTCAGCTTTGGATACAACACGACGCTGGAAGAGGTCAAAGAAGGAATTGAAGCGATTAAGTCCATAGGAACAGAACTGTAG
- a CDS encoding PhzF family phenazine biosynthesis protein, producing the protein MWKKIYYVDAFTTAIFGGNPAGVVIVDEFLHRDLMQKMAKELNLSETVFIKVDRENPTTVETRFFTPVTEVELCGHATLAAFYVLVQEGYIQEKGPRFHVKQITLQGELSVEIIKTQGDIEVIMDQQQPQLVSEKIDGKRLSRIMGIEEQDIGITEHKGFKGELKPGIASTGLKDLIVPLKSLEILKKITIDEEKLKTYSEELGVVGIHAFTLETLRGNTAHTRNFAPLVGISEEAATGTANGALGYYLVKNKLVNLTDEQEISLSFEQGDFMERSSEIQCYIRKSEEGYRIKVGGKARICIKGEIQLPENS; encoded by the coding sequence GTGTGGAAAAAAATTTATTACGTAGACGCTTTTACCACAGCAATTTTCGGTGGAAATCCGGCGGGGGTTGTGATTGTCGATGAATTTTTACACCGGGATCTGATGCAAAAAATGGCCAAAGAACTGAACCTATCGGAAACCGTATTTATAAAGGTGGACCGGGAAAATCCCACCACCGTGGAAACCCGTTTTTTCACCCCGGTGACGGAAGTGGAACTCTGCGGCCATGCCACCCTTGCCGCCTTTTATGTTTTGGTTCAAGAGGGCTATATCCAAGAAAAGGGGCCAAGGTTTCACGTGAAACAAATAACCCTGCAGGGGGAACTCTCTGTGGAAATTATCAAAACCCAAGGGGACATCGAAGTTATTATGGACCAACAGCAACCTCAGCTGGTCTCGGAAAAAATCGACGGAAAACGGTTAAGCAGGATTATGGGAATTGAGGAGCAGGATATTGGGATTACAGAACATAAGGGCTTCAAAGGGGAACTGAAGCCCGGGATCGCCAGCACAGGCTTAAAGGATTTGATTGTCCCCCTGAAAAGCCTTGAAATTCTAAAAAAAATCACCATTGACGAAGAGAAACTCAAAACTTACAGTGAAGAACTGGGGGTTGTGGGCATCCACGCCTTTACACTGGAAACCCTTAGAGGAAACACCGCCCATACCCGGAATTTTGCACCCCTGGTGGGGATATCGGAAGAAGCGGCAACGGGAACGGCCAACGGTGCCCTGGGTTATTACCTGGTAAAAAATAAGCTTGTCAATTTAACCGATGAACAAGAGATCTCCCTTTCCTTTGAACAGGGGGATTTTATGGAGCGTTCCAGCGAAATTCAATGCTATATCCGTAAGTCGGAGGAAGGCTACCGGATAAAAGTCGGAGGCAAAGCTCGAATCTGTATTAAAGGAGAAATCCAACTGCCGGAAAACAGTTAA
- a CDS encoding ParB/RepB/Spo0J family partition protein, whose product MAEKTKKRALGKGLEALIPKSALLEKEKEGESPEGTQEIPMEKIRPNPHQPRKEFTKESLEELMASIEKHGVLQPILVSRDTNKKDTYVIIAGERRWRACKNLKRKKVPALVKNFTEQELLEAALVENLQREDLNGIEEGKAYEYLIEQYNLTANHLGEALGKSRSYITNVLRLLKLDPEVQQMLTENKITSGHARALLALKDKDKQRAWALKIEKEGLTVRQIEKYMQEEGTKKVKRRKKDKDSEILHMEEELKGYFGTKVNIVSGKKKGKLEIEYYSPQDLERILSLLKTQ is encoded by the coding sequence ATGGCAGAGAAAACGAAGAAAAGAGCCCTGGGAAAAGGACTGGAAGCCTTAATTCCTAAATCTGCTTTACTGGAAAAGGAAAAGGAAGGGGAAAGCCCGGAGGGTACCCAAGAAATTCCCATGGAGAAAATCCGACCGAACCCACATCAACCGAGAAAAGAATTTACAAAGGAAAGTTTAGAGGAACTGATGGCCTCTATAGAAAAACACGGAGTCCTGCAGCCCATACTCGTATCCAGAGATACCAATAAAAAAGACACTTACGTAATTATTGCAGGGGAACGACGGTGGAGGGCCTGTAAAAATCTGAAACGGAAGAAGGTTCCGGCCCTGGTGAAAAACTTTACGGAACAGGAGCTATTAGAAGCGGCCTTAGTAGAGAACCTGCAGCGGGAAGATCTTAACGGCATAGAAGAAGGGAAAGCTTATGAGTACTTAATTGAACAATACAATCTGACGGCGAATCACCTGGGAGAGGCCTTAGGAAAAAGCCGATCTTATATTACCAATGTGCTTCGATTGTTGAAACTGGATCCTGAGGTGCAGCAAATGCTGACGGAAAATAAAATCACCTCCGGCCACGCTCGGGCTTTACTGGCATTGAAGGACAAGGATAAACAACGGGCCTGGGCCCTGAAAATTGAAAAAGAGGGACTGACCGTCAGACAAATTGAAAAATACATGCAAGAAGAGGGAACAAAGAAGGTTAAACGAAGGAAAAAGGATAAGGATTCAGAAATCCTCCACATGGAAGAGGAGCTAAAGGGGTATTTCGGAACCAAAGTAAATATTGTATCCGGTAAGAAAAAGGGAAAACTGGAGATTGAGTATTACAGTCCCCAGGACTTAGAGCGAATTCTCAGTCTTTTAAAAACCCAGTGA
- a CDS encoding ParA family protein yields the protein MAKTIAIFNQKGGVGKTTTNVNLSASIAEVGNKVLVIDIDPQGNTTSGFGLQKDHFERNIYDVIINEESLENVVVETEFENIYLVPASGKLAGAEIELAQGESRELRLKKALEDFDQDFDYIFIDCPPSLGLLTINALSAADSVLIPIQCEYYALEGTSQLMNTLELVQENLNPALEIQGVVLSMFDGRTNLGIQVVEEVKKYFRGKVYTSIIPRNIRLAEAPSYGMPVIYYDGKSKGAEAYRNLAEEFLDLEEDVI from the coding sequence TTGGCAAAAACGATTGCGATTTTTAATCAAAAAGGCGGGGTGGGAAAAACCACCACCAATGTCAACTTAAGTGCTTCAATTGCAGAAGTGGGAAACAAGGTTCTGGTAATTGATATTGATCCCCAAGGGAATACCACCAGCGGCTTCGGACTGCAAAAAGATCACTTTGAACGAAACATCTATGATGTGATTATCAACGAAGAATCACTGGAAAATGTGGTGGTGGAGACGGAGTTTGAAAACATTTATCTTGTTCCCGCCAGTGGGAAACTGGCAGGGGCGGAAATTGAACTGGCTCAGGGGGAAAGTCGGGAGCTTCGACTAAAAAAAGCCCTGGAGGATTTTGACCAGGATTTTGATTATATTTTTATTGACTGTCCCCCTTCCTTAGGACTGTTGACCATCAATGCCCTGTCAGCGGCGGACAGTGTTTTAATCCCCATTCAGTGTGAGTATTACGCCCTGGAAGGAACCAGCCAACTGATGAATACCCTGGAACTGGTCCAGGAAAATCTCAATCCCGCCCTGGAAATCCAAGGAGTGGTTCTCAGCATGTTTGACGGCAGAACCAACCTGGGAATCCAAGTGGTGGAAGAAGTGAAAAAGTACTTCAGGGGGAAAGTGTACACCAGCATTATTCCCCGGAATATTCGATTGGCGGAAGCCCCAAGCTATGGAATGCCGGTGATTTACTACGACGGAAAATCCAAAGGGGCGGAGGCCTACCGGAATTTGGCGGAGGAGTTTTTAGATCTTGAAGAGGATGTGATCTAA
- a CDS encoding ParB/RepB/Spo0J family partition protein, with translation MEQKYVMEIPIEKIIPNPYQPRKEFFQESLKELSASIESYGVIQPISVRKIGKEKYELVAGERRLKAAKLANLETVPAIIQDQLDDKGSAVLAVIENLQREDLNFIEEARGYEHLLSDHGFTQKELAKKIGKNQSTIANKIRILRLNPEILRRIVEEGLTERHGRALLKLPDEELRNMTLDQIIKDDFTVKRTEELVQEILQEIQQEGTEEPEGSGENKEAEKPGEEASPKEDAAPLEEKKSHTRVKAYMNYKIYINTIKEAYRAIREKQEGAEIREEDKGEFIEVILKIPKN, from the coding sequence ATGGAACAAAAATATGTGATGGAAATCCCCATTGAAAAAATTATTCCCAACCCTTATCAGCCGAGGAAAGAATTTTTCCAGGAGAGTCTTAAGGAGCTAAGCGCTTCCATTGAAAGCTATGGCGTGATACAACCGATCAGTGTTCGTAAAATCGGAAAGGAAAAGTATGAACTGGTTGCGGGAGAACGAAGACTGAAGGCAGCAAAACTGGCAAACCTTGAAACGGTACCGGCCATTATTCAGGATCAGTTAGACGATAAAGGATCTGCAGTCCTGGCGGTTATTGAAAACCTGCAAAGGGAAGATTTGAATTTTATTGAAGAGGCCAGAGGGTATGAACATCTTTTGTCCGACCATGGCTTTACTCAAAAGGAACTGGCCAAAAAAATCGGAAAAAATCAATCCACCATTGCCAACAAGATCCGAATACTTCGGTTGAACCCGGAAATACTCCGTCGAATTGTTGAAGAGGGATTGACGGAGCGCCATGGCCGGGCCCTGTTAAAGCTTCCCGATGAAGAACTTAGAAACATGACCTTAGACCAAATCATCAAGGATGACTTTACGGTAAAGCGTACGGAAGAGTTGGTACAGGAAATTTTACAGGAGATACAACAAGAAGGGACCGAGGAACCGGAAGGAAGCGGGGAAAATAAGGAGGCTGAAAAGCCCGGAGAGGAAGCTTCCCCAAAGGAGGACGCTGCACCCTTGGAGGAGAAAAAATCCCATACCCGGGTAAAGGCCTACATGAATTATAAAATATACATTAATACAATCAAAGAAGCCTACCGGGCGATTCGGGAAAAACAAGAGGGGGCAGAAATCCGGGAAGAGGACAAGGGCGAGTTTATTGAAGTGATTTTGAAAATCCCCAAAAATTAG
- the rsmG gene encoding 16S rRNA (guanine(527)-N(7))-methyltransferase RsmG, with amino-acid sequence MFNKTLEEGHRKMFQKELSKEELEKFQTFQEELLYWNERMNLTAITDEREIAIKHMLDSLSPLKEEGVMEKGKVIDIGTGAGFPGIPLKIMRPSLEMTLLDSLQKRLNFLKGVIEKLGLENITTLHGRAEDYGRAPEHRETYDYAVSRAVARLPVLLEYALPFVKVGGFFICQKGPGVMEELEASTKALEVLGGEVVRIEEVALPFVERGHHMIMIKKTAETPKKYPRQAGKPGKSPL; translated from the coding sequence ATGTTTAACAAAACCTTGGAAGAGGGCCATCGAAAAATGTTTCAAAAAGAACTCTCAAAGGAAGAATTAGAAAAATTTCAAACTTTTCAAGAGGAACTTTTGTACTGGAATGAGCGAATGAATCTCACCGCGATCACCGATGAGAGGGAAATTGCAATCAAGCATATGTTGGATTCTCTGTCCCCTTTGAAGGAAGAAGGGGTTATGGAAAAGGGAAAAGTGATTGATATTGGAACCGGAGCCGGTTTTCCCGGCATACCCCTGAAGATTATGAGGCCCTCCTTAGAGATGACCCTGCTGGACTCCTTACAGAAGCGATTGAACTTTCTCAAGGGGGTTATTGAGAAACTGGGTCTTGAAAATATCACGACCCTTCACGGCAGGGCGGAGGATTACGGACGCGCCCCGGAACACCGGGAAACTTACGATTATGCAGTATCTAGGGCGGTGGCACGGTTGCCTGTCCTTCTGGAATATGCCCTACCCTTTGTGAAAGTCGGAGGTTTTTTTATCTGTCAAAAAGGACCCGGGGTGATGGAAGAGCTGGAAGCATCAACAAAAGCCCTGGAGGTTTTAGGAGGAGAGGTTGTCCGTATTGAAGAAGTCGCTCTTCCCTTTGTGGAACGGGGACACCATATGATCATGATAAAAAAGACAGCTGAGACCCCTAAAAAATATCCAAGACAGGCAGGAAAGCCGGGAAAGAGCCCTTTATAA
- the mnmG gene encoding tRNA uridine-5-carboxymethylaminomethyl(34) synthesis enzyme MnmG, giving the protein MNYYHGGNYDVVVVGAGHAGCEAALAAARLGLKTLVLTISLESVAMMACNPSIGGTGKGHLVREVDALGGEMGLNTDKTFIQSKMLNTGKGPAVHSLRAQADKLQYHLGMKQTLEDQENLTLKQGDVIDLIMDQGKVRGVKTRNGAAYDAKTVILATGVYLKSRIFMGEVNYESGPDGLATTRELPEKLRSYGCNMRRFKTGTPARIHGSSVDYGKMTEQEGDAKTIPFSFLSEALEIEQISCWLTRTTEETKRIIEENIYRSSMYRGDMESVGPRYCPSIEDKIVRFTDKPTHQLFLEPEGVHTREMYLQGMSSSLPEEIQVAMIRSVTGLEKAEIMRPAYAIEYDCIDPTDLQLTLETKSIENLYSAGQFNGSSGYEEAAAQGLVAGINASMKILGKEPLILDRSEAYIGVLIDDLVTKGTNEPYRMMTSRAEYRLVLRQDNADLRLTQKGYDLGLVQEERYNRLLIKKAEIEKELQGLKKKKITPGEVNPILEEIGSSKIETTLSFYDLLKRPEINYQVIEPLYPESKKLMADVKDQCEVIIKYDGYIKKQLRQIEQFKKLENKRIPDDVVYDQIDSLRKEAKQKLESIRPHSVGQASRISGVSPADISVLLVYLEQRKRGNRNV; this is encoded by the coding sequence ATGAATTATTATCATGGAGGTAATTATGATGTCGTGGTGGTTGGCGCCGGACATGCGGGTTGTGAAGCGGCCCTGGCCGCGGCCCGCTTAGGCCTTAAAACCTTAGTCCTGACGATTTCTTTAGAGTCTGTGGCGATGATGGCCTGCAATCCATCCATTGGCGGCACGGGAAAAGGACATCTTGTGCGGGAGGTGGATGCCCTCGGGGGAGAGATGGGATTAAATACCGATAAAACCTTTATTCAAAGTAAAATGTTAAATACCGGAAAGGGACCGGCGGTACACTCCTTAAGAGCCCAAGCGGATAAACTGCAGTACCATTTAGGGATGAAACAAACCCTGGAGGACCAGGAGAATCTAACCCTTAAACAAGGGGATGTCATCGACCTGATTATGGACCAAGGGAAGGTCCGGGGGGTAAAAACCCGTAATGGAGCCGCTTATGATGCTAAAACCGTGATTTTGGCCACAGGGGTGTACTTAAAAAGCAGGATTTTTATGGGGGAAGTGAACTATGAAAGCGGTCCCGACGGACTGGCCACCACCCGGGAATTGCCGGAAAAGCTTAGAAGTTACGGATGCAATATGAGGCGATTTAAAACCGGAACCCCTGCAAGAATACATGGGAGTTCCGTGGACTACGGAAAAATGACGGAACAGGAAGGGGATGCAAAGACCATACCCTTCTCTTTTCTAAGTGAAGCACTGGAAATCGAACAGATTTCCTGCTGGCTTACGCGGACTACAGAGGAGACTAAGAGAATTATTGAAGAAAACATTTATCGTTCCTCCATGTATAGAGGGGATATGGAAAGTGTGGGTCCGAGATACTGTCCCTCCATTGAAGATAAAATTGTACGATTTACGGACAAACCGACCCACCAGCTTTTTTTAGAGCCGGAGGGGGTCCATACCAGAGAGATGTATTTACAAGGGATGTCTTCCAGTCTTCCGGAAGAAATACAAGTGGCTATGATCCGTTCCGTCACCGGATTAGAAAAGGCGGAAATCATGCGCCCGGCCTATGCCATCGAATACGATTGTATAGATCCCACGGATCTGCAGCTTACCCTAGAGACCAAAAGCATCGAAAATCTTTACAGTGCGGGACAGTTTAACGGATCCTCCGGATATGAAGAGGCGGCGGCTCAAGGACTGGTTGCAGGGATCAATGCTTCCATGAAGATCTTAGGGAAAGAACCTTTAATTCTTGACCGGTCGGAAGCCTATATCGGGGTGTTGATTGATGACTTGGTAACCAAGGGCACAAATGAGCCCTATCGTATGATGACTTCCCGGGCGGAGTACCGCCTGGTCCTACGACAGGACAATGCAGATCTTCGCCTAACCCAAAAAGGCTATGATCTCGGCCTGGTGCAGGAAGAACGTTATAACCGGCTGCTGATAAAAAAAGCAGAGATCGAGAAGGAGCTTCAGGGATTAAAAAAGAAAAAAATTACTCCCGGGGAGGTCAATCCCATACTGGAGGAAATCGGCTCTTCAAAAATAGAGACCACCTTAAGCTTTTACGATTTGCTGAAAAGACCGGAAATTAATTATCAGGTGATTGAACCCCTGTATCCGGAATCAAAAAAATTAATGGCGGATGTCAAGGATCAGTGTGAAGTGATTATAAAATATGACGGGTATATTAAAAAACAACTGCGACAAATTGAGCAGTTTAAAAAACTGGAAAACAAACGGATCCCCGATGATGTGGTGTACGATCAAATCGATAGCCTGAGAAAGGAAGCAAAACAAAAACTGGAAAGCATTCGCCCCCATTCCGTGGGACAGGCTTCCCGGATTTCCGGGGTTTCTCCGGCGGATATTTCCGTACTGCTGGTATATTTAGAACAGCGGAAAAGGGGGAATCGAAATGTTTAA